In Trichoderma asperellum chromosome 1, complete sequence, a single window of DNA contains:
- a CDS encoding uncharacterized protein (EggNog:ENOG41) → MFRLAPRTCRASRHIVVYPQFSTRRAFGATAIAMDYASIPTPASCYADFCLIPIGTNTVSVAEEIAQVQRVLKASGLKYTMHSAGTTVEGNWEEVMTVIGKAHSAVHEKGVVRVQSSMRVGSRTDKKQTAEDKVKRVEDLLDADTK, encoded by the exons ATGTTCCGTCTCGCTCCCAGAACTTGCCGCGCCTCGAGGCATATAGTAGTATATCCACAATTTTCAACTCGCCGAGCCTTTGGAGCTACCGCTATTGCTATGGATTACGCCTCGATTCCAACACCAGCTTCGTGCTATGCCGACTTTTGCTTGATCCCG ATTGGCACAAACACCGTCTCTGTGGCGGAGGAAATCGCCCAGGTTCAGCGGGTGCTCAAAGCAAGTGGTCTGAAATACACGATGCATTCTGCCGGAACAACTGTTG AGGGTAACTGGGAGGAGGTCATGACGGTGATTGGAAAGGCACACTCGGCAGTTCATGAAAAGGGTGTTGTGAGGGTTCAGTCCTCGATGAGGGTTGGATCAAG GACGGATAAGAAGCAGACTGCAGAGGATAAGGTCAAGAGGGTCGAAGACTTGCTGGACGCAGACACTAAATGA
- a CDS encoding uncharacterized protein (TransMembrane:1 (o122-139i)~EggNog:ENOG41) → MAVGPTRPSRTSAKDSTLAESPTPAPTLSTLPLLQPQAIEPQSAMADALKNMFGGAKSEQAAAGKPDSDFADFAGAPDPVPEAAPEAATLTGATSQPTSEVVWTKWYNIHERHSLSEFKPEGIILVIAAIIFLFHMFGMRANRSKARAWVKAHAPTMKSEFASVGFRGVPTLDSDFDANSFIKEKSLFEFASYATGRQNVAFMDVKITLAKRFNPFLNYIELGLSLVTDTFAGPEDFVEATIYPFDGKEELTLPPAAGGVEARPKDSKSTFDGFVWAIVNKSSMQKLRDDRYDVSLTATKDHSKLPEWLTVMSESAEITDTFLTADLIEAVKKAGDLFDYLIISDQPADKPTRLEETTPRKRVFLKYRLPSNNNYDQFIPLFEQFTRIPDALVRDAHFRPEVLKRVRATRESMIAQLKKAIEEEKNEERQLEKERAKKAKRDADLKGLDAKQQKKYLEKEKEKELRRSQKRMTMRG, encoded by the exons ATGGCCGTGGGCCCCACTCGGCCTTCGAGAACCTCCGCAAAAGATTCCACGCTGGCTGAATCGCCAACTCCAGCCCCGACTCTCTCGactctccccctcctccaacCTCAAGCCATTGAGCCCCAATCAGCCATGGCCGACGCTCTCAAGAACATGTTTGGAGGCGCAAAGTCGGAgcaggccgccgccggcaaGCCAGACTCTG ACTTTGCCGACTTTGCTGGAGCTCCCGATCCCGTCCCTGAAGCTGCCCCCGAGGCTGCGACGCTGACCGGAGCTACCTCGCAGCCCACCAGCGAGGTCGTCTGGACGAAATGGTACAACATCCATGAGCGCCACTCTCTGTCCGAGTTCAAGCCCGAGGGCATCATCCTtgtcatcgccgccatcatcttcttgttCCACATGTTTGGCATGCGCGCAAACCGCTCCAAGGCCAGGGCTTGGGTCAAGGCTCATGCCCCCACCATGAAGAGCGAGTTCGCGTCCGTCGGCTTCCGGGGCGTGCCCACGCTCGACTCCGACTTCGATGCCAACTCCTTCATCAAGGAGAAGTCGCTCTTCGAGTTCGCCTCGTACGCGACCGGCCGCCAGAATGTTGCCTTTATGGACGTCAAGATCACCCTTGCCAAGCGATTCAACCCTTTCTTGAACTACATTGAGCTGGGACTGTCCCTGGTCACCGATACTTTCGCCGGCCCCGAGGATTTCGTGGAGGCAACTATTTATCCTTTTGATGGCAAGGAAGAGCTCACTCtccctcctgctgctggcggtgtTGAGGCTCGTCCCAAGGACAGCAAGAGCACCTTTGACGGCTTTGTCTGGGCTATTGTCAACAAGTCCAGCATGCAGAAGCTGCGTGATGACCGATACGACGTCTCCCTGACTGCCACCAAGGATCACTCCAAGCTGCCCGAGTGGCTGACCGTCATGAGCGAGAGCGCCGAGATTACCGACACTTTCCTCACTGCCGATCTGATTGAGGCCGTTAAGAAGGCTGGCGACCTGTTTGACTATCTCATCATCTCTGATCAGCCCGCTGACAAGCCCACTCGTCTCGAAGAAACCACGCCTCGCAAGCGAGTGTTCCTCAAGTACCGACTCCCGTCTAACAACAACTATGACCAATTCATCCCTCTGTTCGAGCAGTTCACTCGCATCCCCGACGCTCTTGTCAGGGATGCCCATTTCCGCCCCGAGGTTCTCAAGCGTGTTCGTGCTACCCGTGAGTCCATGATTGCTCAGCTCAAGAAGGCAattgaggaagagaagaacgagGAGCGCCAGCTCGAGAAGGAAAGGGCCAAGAAGGCCAAACGAGATGCTGATCTCAAGGGCCTGGacgccaagcagcagaagaagtaccttgagaaggagaaggagaaggagctcCGCAGGTCACAGAAGAGGATGACCATGCGAGGCTAA
- a CDS encoding uncharacterized protein (EggNog:ENOG41~TransMembrane:1 (o403-420i)) translates to MAYGGSYNASFNPAMSSSESFGNGLLASSISSLSSSGSKRYSPVSKTYRQASTLFLTRRLPEALSTLRPIITPPSSADDGEPAPVTKSSRGTRIKVWSLYLTLLNAIVELEPEEGKDAFGNQEWRALCTKVRDGSIWEEVVRNGYHGLEGDVDADVVINLATLLLAHARDQTLNQKMLENYLASSNIPNLDLNDFAKPSNRYQSPARRANGANTPGDLNSRVKLLELYTLHVLPQNNEWDYAREFIDVSAVLDEERREAFQQALQSLQEEQEEQERKDREELKRQEEQLQKDIAEAKRLKAENEEKERKRLEQERQSRETSEGDYGIEQTPSFSGVGKAEPPGSPQNSVARPPRPTGKSRSKAGASSAAAGPLTITARATLILSRFRQLFETLASSITGNPAVLMRVMVFTMGLLIMLGHKATRQRVEQMVRTSWAKVAATVGMGTKVSYI, encoded by the exons ATGGCGTACGGAGGCTCTTACAACGCCTCGTTCAACCCGGCAATGTCGAGTAGCGAGTCTTTTGGAAATGGCCTCCTCGCCTCGTCTATTTCCTCCCTGTCGTCGTCCGGATCCAAACGCTATTCGCCCGTGTCCAAGACGTACCGACAAGCTTCAACGCTCTTCTTGACGCGTCGACTGCCCGAGGCCCTCAGCACGCTGCGCCCCATCATCACTCCTCCCAGCTCTGCTGACGATGGCGAGCCAGCTCCCGTAACCAAGTCTTCGCGAGGGACTAGGATCAAAGTCTGGAGTCTATATTTGACACTCCTGAACGCAATTGTCGAGCTGGAGCCTGAAGAAGGCAAGGATGCCTTTGGCAACCAGGAATGGAGAGCGCTGTGCACCAAAGTGCGAGACGGTTCCATCTGGGAGGAAGTCGTCCGGAATGGATATCACGGTCTAGAAGGAGATGTTGACGCTGACGTCGTGATAAACCT GGCGACGCTGCTACTTGCGCATGCGCGCGACCAGACTCTTAATCAGAAGATGCTGGAAAACTACCTAGCCTCATCGAACATTCCCAATCTTGATCTGAATGATTTTGCAAAGCCATCGAACCGTTACCAGTCCCCCGCCAGGAGAGCCAACGGCGCCAACACTCCCGGAGACCTAAATTCACGAGTGAAGCTTCTAGAACTCTATACTCTCCACGTTCTTCCCCAGAACAACGAGTGGGACTATGCTCGCGAATTCATTGACGTGAGCGCTGTCCTCGACGAGGAACGCAGAGAAGCCTTCCAGCAAGCTCTGCAGAGCCTACaagaggagcaagaggaACAGGAGCGAAAAGACCGGGAAGAGCTAAAGCGGCAAGAGGAGCAACTGCAGAAAGATATTGCCGAGGCAAAGCGGCTAAAGGCTgagaatgaagagaaggaacGGAAACGACTTGAACAAGAACGACAAAGCCGGGAGACCAGCGAGGGTGACTACGGTATCGAGCAGACTCCCAGCTTTAGCGGAGTAGGAAAAGCCGAGCCCCCCGGATCACCCCAGAACAGCGTCGCGCGTCCTCCACGTCCGACTGGGAAATCGCGATCAAAAGCCGGCGCATCTTCAGCGGCGGCAGGGCCCCTAACCATCACAGCCCGAGCCACTTTGATCTTATCCCGCTTTCGACAGCTATTTGAGACTCTTGCGAGCTCCATCACGGGCAATCCTGCGGTACTAATGAGGGTGATGGTTTTCACCATGGGCCTACTCATCATGCTCGGCCACAAAGCTACGCGACAGCGAGTAGAGCAAATGGTGAGGACATCATGGGCAAAAGTTGCAGCAACAGTGGGAATGGGAACTAAAGTGAGCTACATTTAA
- a CDS encoding uncharacterized protein (BUSCO:EOG092D2F9R) has product MPIDYSRFDAIEVSDDSDIEVHPNVDKRSFIRAKQNQIHQERQQRKNRITALKYERVINSALLGRVVSLLDNLKAHASEAATGNQAQIAFKAVLTSAGDPKDDQPPPRPEGVFSDDQPMPTYSKMLMQLLDQVNKTLDEKKVEDRYTGMLEEMQVHVDKIKELQKEQAAELEKLEKEEGKKITSDSIHDGFNSSYVNKSGPSVKKEDTKVELLNPNFSTSASASGASSSDKVAVDDDDEIEASPAAKKFGAISVNDYSASLKFLAQNPEILTERETDGLLVLAFDAALERKDDLSRQYVHQALLLQYCRALGKDGVALFFKRITTKGHQAQDVFYKDVQDTYMRIKNRSLEIIAERAKEPAEGVEQIQLHAMEPGTTIQIKVPPADSDDADIQAARKIYDSFDPEMKKALESGELDEVNKVLGNMKIDAAEELVGLFGEANILSLEEELIDATTEEGQQRLREMEAAAAAERKAEAEAEADTESVGDPE; this is encoded by the exons ATGCCTATTGATTACAGCAGATTC GATGCGATTGAAGTGAGCGACGATTCTGATATCGAGGTCCACCCCAACGTCGACAAGCGATCTTTCATCCGAGCGAAGCAGAATCAGATCCACCAAGAGCGCCAGCAGAGAAAGAACCGCATCACAGCCCTTAAGTATGAGCGGGTGATCAACAGCGCTTTGCTGGGCCGGGTGGTCTCTCTCTTGGACAATCTGAAGGCCCATGCCTCTGAAGCTGCTACAGGGAACCAGGCCCAGATTGCCTTCAAGGCCGTACTGACCAGTGCTGGCGATCCCAAGGACgaccagccgccgccgcgacCAGAGGGGGTTTTCAGCGATGACCAGCCCATGCCGACATACTCGAAAATGCTGATGCAGCTATTGGACCAAGTGAACAAGACtcttgatgagaagaaggtcGAGGATCGGTACACGGGAATGCTTGAAGAGATGCAAGTGCACGTGGATAAGATTAAGGAGCTACAGAAAGAACAAGCGgctgagctggagaagcttgagaaagaggaagggaaaaagatTACGAGCGACAGCATTCACGACGGATTCAACAGCTCATATGTGAATAAATCAGGCCCCTcggtgaagaaggaagatacCAAGGTGGAGCTGCTAAATCCCAACTTTTCTACATCTGCGTCGGCTTCAGGGGCGTCTTCATCAGACAAGGTTGCggtggatgacgatgacgaaatTGAGGCAtcaccagcagccaagaaATTCGGAGCAATCAGTGTCAATGACTATTCAGCTAGCTTAAAGTTCCTGGCTCAGAACCCGGAGATCTTGACGGAGCGGGAGACGGACGGATTGCTTGTGCTCGCATTTGACGCGGCCCTGGAGCGAAAGGACGACTTGTCTCGTCAGTACGTTCATCAGGCGTTGTTGCTTCAGTATTGCCGTGCGTTGGGCAAAGATGGAGTGGCACTCTTCTTCAAACGTATCACCACAAAGGGTCACCAGGCACAGGATGTCTTCTACAAGGACGTTCAGGATACATACATGAGGATTAAGAACCGGTCGCTAGAAATCATTGCTGAGCGTGCCAAGGAACCGGCAGAGGGTGTCGAGCAGATCCAGCTGCATGCCATGGAGCCTGGCACCACCATTCAGATAAAGGTCCCTCCTGCCGATAGTGATGATGCGGATATCCAGGCTGCCCGAAAGATCTACGACAGCTTTGATCCCGAAATGAAAAAGGCACTCGAGTCAGGCGAATTGGACGAGGTCAACAAGGTTTTGGGGAACATGAAGATAGAcgcggcggaggagctggTGGGTCTTTTTGGAGAG GCCAATATCCTTAGccttgaagaagaattgaTTGATGCGACGACTGAAGAGGGACAACAGAGGCTTCGAGAAATggaagcagcggcggcagctgagagaaaggcagaggcagaggcagaggcggaTACAGAGTCAGTAGGGGATCCTGAGTAA
- a CDS encoding uncharacterized protein (EggNog:ENOG41~SECRETED:SignalP(1-21)), which yields MRFSVARLLATALIGTAGVQAVFPRPEASEISSAATPSSTASSASSSSSVCNNSPVLCDRHYNDITYMGAHDSAFLRDASTGNSVAGNQFKNATFALDAGLRFLQAQVHNENNTLRLCHTSCSLLDAGPLETWLAAINDWVVGHPSDVITLLLVNSDDADVSKFADAFEKSGIDKFGFTPTSKTAWPSLAQMIANDTRVVSFITNIDSSAASPHLLPEFNYIFETPFTVLELDGFNCTVDRPSNAGPASNAFSKGLMGLVNHFKDQVVTGSIIIPDTTNINLVNSAATNATGNLGLHIQQCNQEWSHRPSFVLVDFWDQGSTVKAADNSNGISDATGRTSVASNSSGSSSADGVSSTRELGTGALIAFFAATLLMI from the coding sequence aTGCGCTTCTCAGTAGCCCGCCTCCTGGCCACTGCCTTGATTGGCACTGCCGGCGTTCAGGCAGTTTTCCCTCGGCCCGAAGCATCTGAGATCTCGTCAGCAGCAACGCCGTCATcgactgcttcttctgcttcatcatcttcatcagtCTGCAACAACTCACCGGTGCTATGTGACCGCCATTACAACGACATCACCTACATGGGTGCCCATGACAGCGCCTTTCTCAGAGACGCCAGCACCGGCAACTCTGTCGCCGGCAACCAGTTCAAGAACGCCACATTCGCCCTCGATGCTGGACTTCGCTTCCTCCAGGCCCAGGTTCACAATGAGAACAACACACTTCGCCTGTGCCACACCTCGTGCAGTCTTTTGGATGCCGGCCCTCTGGAGACGTGGCTCGCGGCCATCAACGACTGGGTGGTTGGCCATCCCTCGGATGTCATTACTCTTTTGCTGGTGAACTCTGATGACGCAGACGTGTCCAAGTTTGCAGACGCTTTCGAGAAGTCGGGCATTGACAAGTTTGGATTCACTCCGACCTCCAAGACCGCGTGGCCTAGCCTGGCGCAAATGATTGCCAATGACACCCGAGTCGTGTCTTTCATCACCAACATCGATTCGTCTGCTGCCAGCCCACACCTCTTGCCCGAGTTCAACTACATCTTCGAGACTCCCTTTACCGTCCTCGAGCTTGACGGCTTCAACTGCACCGTCGACCGACCCTCTAATGCCGGCCCTGCTTCCAACGCATTCTCAAAGGGACTCATGGGCCTTGTCAACCACTTCAAAGACCAGGTAGTCACTggatccatcatcatccccgACACGACCAACATCAACCTCGTTAACAGCGCCGCCACCAACGCCACCGGAAACCTGGGCCTGCACATCCAGCAATGCAACCAGGAATGGAGCCACCGCCCCAGCTTCGTCCTTGTCGATTTCTGGGACCAGGGATCCACAGTCAAGGCCGCGGACAACAGCAACGGAATCAGCGATGCCACTGGCCGGACCAGTGTCGCCAGCAACTCGAGCGGCTCGTCTTCCGCAGACGGTGTGAGTTCGACGCGAGAGCTCGGAACGGGAGCTCTGATTGCCTTCTTTGCGGCGACACTGTTGATGATTTAA